A stretch of the Flavobacterium sp. 5 genome encodes the following:
- the mobB gene encoding conjugal transfer protein MobB — MIAKIGRGSNLYGALAYNQLKVEKDNGQILFTNRIIETPNGQYSVAQLVRSFEPYLIANRNTEKQTLHISLNPDPKDNVSDEKFKLIAQEYMQELGYREQPFVVFKHTDIDRTHIHIVSVCVDEEGKKISDKFEKRRSMNVCRELESKYGLLSATEKEHKQNDNIFHPVNYQIGDIKSQIASVVRHLPKYYKFQTLGEYNALLSLFNITTEKVEGELQGKIRQGLLYIPLNEKGERAGHPFKASLFGKNAGLPTLELHFAKSKEALKDHPTKPTIKATVTIALQSTSDEQAFKKRLGEQGINVVVRRNDTGRIYGITFIDHNSKAIWNGSRLGKELSANTLNDYWNHNIKPDIKKPVELQSKISKPNDTDLPAEQPHHLFDFLNTSEKHEDGLIETLSALLPEAQGEDYEEQDFANKMKKKRKRKRGQ, encoded by the coding sequence ATGATAGCAAAAATCGGAAGAGGAAGCAATTTATATGGTGCATTGGCATACAATCAACTCAAAGTGGAAAAAGATAACGGGCAAATTCTATTTACTAATAGAATAATAGAAACACCTAATGGACAGTATTCCGTTGCTCAGTTGGTTCGCTCTTTTGAACCTTATCTGATTGCCAACCGTAATACCGAAAAGCAAACTTTGCATATTTCTCTTAATCCTGACCCAAAGGATAATGTAAGTGATGAAAAGTTCAAACTAATAGCTCAGGAGTATATGCAGGAACTGGGTTATAGGGAACAACCTTTTGTAGTATTCAAGCATACGGATATTGATCGCACCCATATTCATATTGTATCAGTTTGTGTGGATGAAGAAGGCAAAAAGATTTCGGATAAGTTCGAAAAAAGACGATCTATGAATGTATGTCGTGAACTCGAAAGTAAATACGGACTTCTATCAGCTACAGAGAAAGAGCACAAGCAAAATGATAATATTTTCCATCCTGTGAATTACCAAATAGGAGATATAAAAAGCCAGATTGCTTCGGTTGTCCGTCACCTACCTAAGTATTATAAGTTCCAGACGTTGGGAGAATACAATGCATTACTTTCCCTGTTCAATATTACCACTGAAAAAGTAGAGGGAGAATTGCAGGGAAAAATTCGCCAAGGCTTATTGTACATTCCTTTAAATGAAAAAGGAGAAAGAGCTGGACATCCGTTCAAGGCTTCCTTATTCGGAAAGAATGCAGGGCTACCGACTTTGGAATTACATTTTGCAAAAAGCAAAGAGGCTTTGAAAGACCACCCGACAAAGCCAACCATTAAAGCTACTGTTACCATTGCCCTGCAATCAACAAGTGATGAGCAGGCTTTTAAAAAAAGATTAGGTGAACAGGGCATTAACGTAGTGGTACGGAGAAATGACACAGGGCGTATTTACGGAATAACTTTTATAGACCATAATTCTAAAGCAATTTGGAACGGTTCACGTTTAGGCAAAGAACTTTCTGCCAATACCTTAAATGATTATTGGAACCATAATATCAAACCCGACATTAAAAAGCCAGTTGAACTACAATCTAAAATATCAAAACCAAATGACACAGATCTTCCTGCAGAACAACCACATCATTTGTTCGACTTCCTGAATACTTCAGAAAAACATGAAGATGGTTTGATCGAAACATTGAGTGCCTTACTTCCCGAAGCACAGGGTGAAGATTACGAAGAACAAGATTTTGCCAATAAGATGAAAAAGAAGAGAAAACGTAAAAGAGGTCAGTAG